In one Parus major isolate Abel chromosome 13, Parus_major1.1, whole genome shotgun sequence genomic region, the following are encoded:
- the SKP1 gene encoding S-phase kinase-associated protein 1 encodes MPSIKLQSSDGEIFEVDVEIAKQSVTIKTMLEDLGMDDEGDDDPVPLPNVNAAILKKVIQWCTHHKDDPPPPEDDENKEKRTDDIPVWDQEFLKVDQGTLFELILAANYLDIKGLLDVTCKTVANMIKGKTPEEIRKTFNIKNDFTEEEEAQVRKENQWCEEK; translated from the exons ATGCCTTCAATTAAACTGCAGAGCTCGGATGGAGAAATCTTCGAAGTTGATGTGGAAATTGCAAAACAGTCTGTGACTATAAAAACTATGCTGGAAG ATTTGGGAATGGATGATGAAGGTGATGATGACCCAGTCCCTCTTCCAAATGTTAATGCAGCCATCTTAAAAAAG GTGATTCAGTGGTGCACCCATCATAAGGATGATCCACCTCCTCCTGAGGATGAtgagaacaaagaaaagagaacagatGACATCCCTGTGTGGGATCAAGAGTTTCTGAAAGTAGACCAAGGAACACTTTTTGAACTTATCCTG GCTGCAAATTACTTGGACATCAAAGGTTTGCTGGATGTCACATGCAAGACAGTGGCAAACATGATCAAGGGGAAAACTCCAGAAGAAATTCGCAAGACATTCAATATTAAGAATGACTTCactgaagaggaagaagcacAG GTACGTAAAGAGAACCAGTGGTGTGAAGAGAAATGA